Proteins from a genomic interval of Nocardioides jishulii:
- a CDS encoding threonine/serine ThrE exporter family protein gives MSQSAEVDVKELNLAIDLCLRIGEMLLSNGAGAADVTTTMRAVAQHLGLRRHSDIDVTFTQVSMSYTYDPSEPTLVMIRQVPQRTIDYDDLTNVDHLVRDLLAGELDLYLARTRMATIVSVAPPVPRWMVTVATGVTCASVGLFLGGNVWVVLIAFVAAMAIDRAQLVLARQRLPFFYLQVVGGIIASLMAVAVAATPLDVDPSLVVTANIVMMLAGVGFMGALQDALSGFYLTGTARITEAIMATVGIVAGVSGGLSFGAMVGLDIGTYEPGRSGWQGLGVLVIGSALCSAAFAFSVYAPRRALVPIALVGGAASAIYRLMVQAGLDRPSAAAVAAFVIGVVSYSVAGRVRIPPLVVVVPAIVPLLPGLTIYRGLSLLLDGGPSTSLGLLAMVTAASVALALAAGVILGEFVAQPVKREARRLEQRLAGPRLVGVSRARSRASERERRRRKGPRTEAET, from the coding sequence GTGTCTCAGTCAGCCGAAGTGGACGTGAAGGAACTCAACCTCGCGATCGACCTGTGCCTGCGCATCGGGGAGATGCTGCTCTCCAACGGCGCAGGCGCCGCGGACGTGACCACGACGATGAGGGCGGTCGCCCAGCACCTCGGGCTGCGTCGGCACAGTGACATCGACGTCACCTTCACCCAGGTCTCGATGAGCTACACGTACGACCCCTCCGAGCCCACGCTGGTGATGATCCGGCAGGTCCCCCAACGGACCATCGACTACGACGACCTGACCAACGTCGACCACCTCGTGCGCGACCTGCTCGCCGGCGAGCTCGACCTCTACCTGGCCCGGACGCGGATGGCCACGATCGTCTCGGTCGCGCCTCCGGTCCCACGCTGGATGGTCACCGTCGCCACCGGCGTCACCTGCGCCTCGGTCGGCCTCTTCCTCGGCGGCAACGTGTGGGTGGTCCTCATCGCCTTCGTGGCGGCGATGGCCATCGACCGTGCCCAGCTGGTCCTGGCTCGCCAGCGGCTCCCGTTCTTCTACCTCCAGGTGGTCGGCGGCATCATCGCCAGCCTGATGGCGGTGGCGGTGGCCGCCACCCCGCTCGACGTCGACCCCTCCCTGGTCGTCACCGCCAACATCGTCATGATGCTCGCCGGGGTCGGGTTCATGGGTGCCCTCCAGGACGCCCTCTCGGGGTTCTACCTCACGGGCACCGCCCGCATCACCGAGGCGATCATGGCCACCGTCGGCATCGTCGCCGGGGTGAGTGGCGGGCTCTCGTTCGGCGCCATGGTGGGCCTCGACATCGGCACCTACGAACCGGGCCGCTCGGGCTGGCAGGGCCTCGGGGTGCTCGTCATCGGGTCGGCGCTCTGCTCGGCTGCGTTCGCGTTCTCCGTGTACGCCCCCCGTCGGGCCCTGGTCCCCATCGCCCTGGTCGGCGGTGCGGCGTCGGCCATCTACCGCCTCATGGTGCAGGCCGGGCTGGACCGCCCGTCGGCCGCCGCGGTGGCCGCCTTCGTCATCGGTGTCGTCAGCTACTCGGTCGCCGGACGGGTGCGGATCCCTCCGCTGGTCGTCGTCGTCCCGGCGATCGTCCCGCTGCTGCCGGGCCTCACGATCTACCGCGGACTGTCGCTGCTCCTCGACGGCGGGCCGTCGACCTCGCTCGGCCTGCTGGCGATGGTCACGGCCGCCTCGGTCGCGCTGGCGCTTGCCGCCGGCGTCATCCTCGGCGAGTTCGTCGCGCAACCCGTCAAGAGGGAGGCGAGACGCCTGGAGCAGCGCCTGGCCGGCCCCCGGCTGGTGGGCGTCTCCCGCGCCCGCTCCCGTGCCAGCGAGCGCGAGCGGCGGCGCCGCAAGGGGCCGCGTACCGAGGCCGAGACCTGA
- a CDS encoding type II toxin-antitoxin system PemK/MazF family toxin — translation MGRLSSAVSRLLGRTSSTPRGVADLRPAAPGGPVVQYAVEVDGEPDPGEVVWGWVPYEDDPSQGKDRPVLLLAHHDSVWFGLMLSSQDHSRDPAREARHGRHWMDVGSGAWDSQGRPSEVRLDRLLRLDGASIRREGAALPKPVFDRVVARARQFHDLG, via the coding sequence ATGGGTCGTCTCAGTTCCGCCGTCAGCCGCCTCCTCGGACGTACGTCGTCCACCCCGCGCGGCGTTGCCGATCTCCGACCCGCCGCGCCCGGCGGCCCCGTCGTGCAGTACGCCGTCGAGGTCGACGGCGAGCCCGATCCCGGCGAGGTGGTGTGGGGCTGGGTGCCCTACGAGGACGACCCGTCGCAGGGCAAGGACCGGCCGGTCCTGCTCCTGGCCCACCACGACTCGGTGTGGTTCGGGCTCATGCTGAGCAGCCAGGACCACTCGCGCGACCCCGCTCGGGAGGCCCGGCACGGGCGTCACTGGATGGACGTCGGCAGCGGTGCGTGGGACAGTCAGGGCCGTCCGAGTGAGGTGCGTCTCGACCGTCTGCTCCGGCTCGACGGGGCCTCGATCCGGCGCGAGGGCGCCGCGCTCCCGAAGCCGGTCTTCGACCGCGTCGTGGCCAGGGCTCGGCAGTTCCACGACCTCGGCTGA
- a CDS encoding pyridoxamine 5'-phosphate oxidase family protein, whose protein sequence is MQTNGSDDGTRSVVELTRAECRELLLTQAVGRVAFQGADGPRIVPVNFRVRDGVIEFRTTSYSELATYAPGTPVAFEVDALDPEHRAGWSVVVTGPCERVLEEFGAVLEMPSEPANVTWAEGRRPMLLRLEVETLSGRRVGHGDVGLAEWHHPDAR, encoded by the coding sequence ATGCAGACGAACGGCAGTGACGACGGCACCCGGTCGGTGGTGGAGCTCACGCGTGCGGAGTGCCGCGAGCTGCTGCTCACCCAGGCCGTCGGCCGGGTGGCCTTCCAGGGGGCGGACGGCCCACGCATCGTCCCGGTCAACTTCCGCGTGCGCGACGGCGTGATCGAGTTCCGCACCACGTCCTACTCCGAGCTGGCGACGTACGCCCCCGGCACACCGGTCGCCTTCGAGGTCGACGCCCTGGACCCCGAGCACCGCGCCGGGTGGAGCGTCGTGGTGACCGGCCCGTGCGAACGGGTGCTGGAGGAGTTCGGCGCCGTCCTCGAGATGCCCTCGGAACCCGCCAACGTCACGTGGGCCGAGGGACGCCGCCCGATGCTGCTGCGCCTCGAGGTCGAGACCCTGAGCGGCAGGCGCGTCGGCCACGGCGACGTCGGCCTGGCGGAGTGGCACCACCCCGACGCCCGGTGA
- a CDS encoding ABC transporter substrate-binding protein has protein sequence MTTRRPALALASLLTFALTATACTSDGDPGDGPSATPSPTVRAEPDHLTFGVFGTEAEMVAWDETLRDFNEGNRSTRASLVEWTSQEAARSALASGDPEQVPDVFLMARSDLRLAMDEKLTRPVSELLDERGVDFGDKFSRDAVESFSLDGDLQCMAYSISPMVIYLNEKLINFEVMTERGLDVSSRWDRWRMPQFAEAARFGTRPVRGVSGVHIDASVEGLAPFILSAGGSLFDDAKNPTSLAFSSEETRDALAEALPVLRDASITLPEDKIAKRSPLEWFKRGKLAMMAGQRGLVPELREQEGLEFNVMPMPYLGSAATVGDVDGLCISAKTEHPGQAADLIAHLIGDEATVKVTEAGAIVPANLTVAASDAFLQKGQMPERSRVFNSAIRGIEFQPLVPSWEALEKAVRPYVRQLLLDPGEIDLEAITEQIDEASRTVLSPEDVEPSESPSPKD, from the coding sequence ATGACGACCCGCCGACCCGCCCTGGCCCTGGCCTCGCTCCTCACCTTTGCTCTCACGGCGACTGCCTGCACGAGCGACGGGGACCCCGGCGACGGGCCCTCCGCCACCCCCTCCCCGACGGTGCGTGCCGAGCCGGACCACCTCACCTTCGGCGTCTTCGGCACCGAGGCCGAGATGGTCGCCTGGGACGAGACGCTGCGCGACTTCAACGAGGGCAACAGGTCCACCCGGGCGAGCCTGGTCGAGTGGACCTCGCAGGAGGCGGCCCGCAGTGCGCTGGCCAGCGGTGACCCCGAGCAGGTGCCTGACGTCTTCCTGATGGCGCGTTCCGACCTGCGCCTGGCGATGGACGAGAAGCTGACCCGCCCCGTCAGCGAGCTGCTCGACGAACGAGGCGTCGACTTCGGCGACAAGTTCTCGCGCGACGCGGTCGAGTCGTTCAGCCTCGACGGCGACCTGCAGTGCATGGCCTACTCGATCTCGCCGATGGTGATCTACCTCAACGAGAAGCTCATCAACTTCGAGGTGATGACGGAGCGCGGCCTCGACGTCTCCTCGCGCTGGGACCGCTGGCGGATGCCCCAGTTCGCGGAGGCGGCCCGCTTCGGCACCCGGCCCGTACGCGGCGTCTCCGGCGTCCACATCGACGCCTCGGTCGAAGGGCTCGCCCCCTTCATCCTCTCCGCCGGCGGCTCGCTCTTCGACGACGCCAAGAACCCCACCTCCCTCGCCTTCTCCTCGGAGGAGACCCGGGACGCGCTGGCGGAGGCGCTGCCCGTGCTGCGCGACGCGAGCATCACCCTGCCCGAGGACAAGATCGCCAAGCGGTCTCCGCTGGAGTGGTTCAAGCGCGGCAAGCTCGCCATGATGGCTGGCCAGCGCGGCCTCGTGCCCGAGCTGCGCGAGCAGGAGGGCCTCGAGTTCAACGTGATGCCGATGCCCTACCTCGGCTCCGCCGCCACCGTCGGCGACGTCGACGGCCTCTGCATCTCGGCCAAGACCGAGCACCCCGGACAGGCGGCCGACCTGATCGCCCACCTGATCGGCGACGAAGCCACCGTCAAGGTGACGGAGGCCGGCGCGATCGTCCCGGCCAACCTGACCGTGGCCGCCTCCGACGCCTTCCTCCAGAAGGGCCAGATGCCGGAGCGTTCGCGAGTCTTCAACTCGGCCATCCGTGGCATCGAGTTCCAGCCGCTGGTGCCGTCGTGGGAGGCGCTGGAGAAGGCCGTACGCCCCTACGTGCGCCAGCTCCTGCTCGACCCGGGCGAGATCGACCTCGAGGCGATCACCGAGCAGATCGACGAGGCCTCACGCACGGTGCTGAGCCCCGAGGACGTCGAGCCGAGCGAGAGCCCCAGCCCGAAGGACTGA
- the hrpA gene encoding ATP-dependent RNA helicase HrpA, protein MSAPTEPTLAITYPEHLPVSQRRDDIAAAIRDHQVVIVAGETGSGKTTQLPKICLELGRGRRRGRGDKASGGLIGHTQPRRIAARSVAERISEELAADGIGTGLGDVVGYQVRFTDQTSRSSRVKLMTDGILLAELQRDRMLRRYDTIIIDEAHERSLNIDFLLGYLRRLLPKRPDLKLIVTSATIDVERFAQHFAERDGTPAPIIEVSGRTYPVEVRYRPLMELGSTDEEGETVVRDQTEAIVDAVRELSTEGPGDVLVFLPGEREIRDTADAFDALKSDRLEIVPLYSRLSAAEQHRVFSSHPASVRRVVLATNVAETSLTVPGIKYVVDTGVARISRYSVRTKVQRLPIEPISQASANQRSGRCGRVSEGIAIRLYSEEDFEGRPEFTDPEILRTNLASVILQMTSLGLGDIARFPFVEPPDKRNVSAGVQLLEELGAFSTKTSDQKRLTKLGQRLARLPIDPRLGRMILEAEQMGCVRDVIVIAAALSLQDPRERPADAQAQADQLHARFKDKTSDFLTWLNLWQYVKQQQRDLSSSAFRRMCKREYLNYLRMREWQDFESQLRQVCKEMKVDLGQARGRRDVNEEGEGGAAYDADGIHQALLAGLLSHIGALEERERPRPGAKPTERRQMREYLGARGSRFAIFPGSALKGANPPFVMAGELVETSRLWARQNAAIKPEWAERLGSHLVKRSFSEPAWSKKRAAVMAKEKVTLYGVTLVSDRAVNYGSIDPEVARELFIRHALVQGEWDELTSGRHKFFTKNSQLLAEAEELEHRARRRDIVVDEHTLFDFYDQRIPADIVSGAHFERWWKQERRVHGNLLTFSLDMLTHDTAEEVAASDFPTQWHGESLTFPISYHFEPGAADDGLTIEVPVATLNQVEADDFSWLVPGLREELVVNLIRTLPKQLRVSFVPAPNTAKAFLAAVPPGEEPLLDSLERFLRATTGVHVPREAWDLDKLPAHLRPTFKVVGDNGKVAAAGKDLDALKAPLRPTFAAAMAEVAQDTGVTATGQTTWTFGTIETSFTQRRAGHEVRGYPALTDEGATVGLGVFGSSDEAAARHRLGVRRLLLLALPSAELLLDGLSNLEKLALASSPYPTVQEMVEDLRAAVVGDVVDARPAVRDQAAYDALLAVARTELQRMLPSAFADLAKVLAAWRETEKALSGRADLYTLPALTDMRAQLERLVHRGFLGEAGAAQLRHYPRYLAAIVERREKLAGQVARDRQLMDQVADLQESWLHQMAALPQGRPPTAHLREARWMLEEYRVQLWAQHLGTAMKVSDQRIRKALG, encoded by the coding sequence ATGTCCGCGCCCACCGAACCCACGCTCGCGATCACCTATCCCGAGCACCTGCCGGTCTCGCAGCGACGCGACGACATCGCGGCAGCGATCCGCGACCACCAGGTCGTGATCGTGGCCGGGGAGACCGGCTCCGGCAAGACGACCCAGCTGCCCAAGATCTGCCTCGAGCTGGGGCGCGGTCGTCGCCGCGGACGCGGGGACAAGGCGTCCGGTGGCCTGATCGGCCACACCCAGCCGCGGCGCATCGCCGCCCGCTCGGTGGCCGAGCGGATCAGCGAGGAGCTGGCCGCCGACGGCATCGGGACCGGCCTCGGCGACGTGGTCGGCTACCAGGTGCGCTTCACCGACCAGACCTCGCGCTCGTCGCGGGTCAAGCTGATGACCGACGGCATCCTGCTGGCCGAGCTCCAGCGCGACCGGATGCTGCGCAGGTACGACACGATCATCATCGACGAGGCCCACGAGCGCAGCCTCAACATCGACTTCCTGCTCGGCTACCTGCGCCGCCTGCTGCCGAAGCGTCCTGACCTCAAGCTGATCGTCACGTCCGCCACCATCGACGTCGAGCGCTTCGCGCAGCACTTCGCCGAGCGCGACGGCACCCCCGCACCGATCATCGAGGTCTCCGGGCGGACGTACCCCGTCGAGGTCCGCTACCGGCCGCTGATGGAGCTCGGTTCGACCGACGAGGAGGGGGAGACGGTCGTCCGCGACCAGACCGAGGCCATCGTCGACGCCGTCCGTGAGCTCTCGACCGAGGGCCCCGGCGACGTGCTCGTCTTCCTCCCCGGCGAGCGGGAGATCCGCGACACCGCCGACGCCTTCGACGCGCTCAAGTCCGACCGGCTGGAGATCGTGCCGCTCTACTCGCGGCTCTCCGCCGCCGAGCAGCACCGGGTCTTCTCCTCCCACCCCGCCTCCGTGCGCCGCGTGGTGCTGGCGACCAACGTCGCCGAGACCTCGCTGACCGTGCCGGGCATCAAGTACGTGGTCGACACCGGCGTGGCCCGCATCTCCCGCTACTCGGTGCGCACCAAGGTGCAGCGCCTGCCCATCGAGCCGATCAGCCAGGCCAGCGCCAACCAGCGCTCGGGGCGGTGCGGGCGCGTCAGCGAGGGCATCGCGATCCGCCTCTACTCGGAAGAGGACTTCGAGGGCCGCCCGGAGTTCACCGACCCGGAGATCCTGCGCACCAACCTGGCCAGCGTCATCCTCCAGATGACGTCGCTGGGGCTGGGTGACATTGCCCGCTTCCCGTTCGTCGAGCCCCCGGACAAGCGCAACGTCTCCGCCGGCGTCCAGCTCCTGGAGGAGCTGGGGGCCTTCTCCACCAAGACCAGTGACCAGAAGCGCCTGACCAAGCTCGGTCAGCGGCTGGCCCGCCTGCCGATCGACCCACGGTTGGGCCGGATGATCCTCGAGGCCGAGCAGATGGGCTGCGTGCGTGACGTCATCGTCATCGCCGCCGCGCTCTCGCTCCAGGACCCGCGCGAGCGCCCGGCCGACGCGCAGGCGCAGGCCGACCAGCTGCACGCCCGCTTCAAGGACAAGACGTCCGACTTCCTGACCTGGCTCAACCTGTGGCAGTACGTGAAGCAGCAGCAGCGCGACCTGTCGTCGTCGGCCTTCCGGCGGATGTGCAAGCGCGAGTACCTCAACTACCTGCGGATGCGCGAGTGGCAGGACTTCGAGTCGCAGCTGCGCCAGGTCTGCAAGGAGATGAAGGTCGACCTCGGCCAGGCCCGCGGGCGCCGCGACGTCAACGAGGAGGGCGAGGGCGGCGCAGCGTACGACGCCGACGGCATCCACCAGGCCCTGCTCGCGGGGCTGCTCTCCCACATCGGGGCTCTCGAGGAACGGGAGCGTCCCCGCCCTGGCGCCAAGCCGACGGAGCGGCGGCAGATGCGGGAGTACCTCGGCGCCCGCGGGTCGCGCTTCGCCATCTTCCCGGGCAGTGCCCTCAAGGGCGCCAACCCGCCCTTCGTGATGGCCGGTGAGCTCGTCGAGACCTCGCGGCTGTGGGCGAGGCAGAATGCCGCCATCAAGCCCGAGTGGGCCGAGCGCCTCGGCTCCCACCTCGTGAAGCGCTCCTTCTCCGAACCCGCGTGGTCGAAGAAGCGGGCTGCGGTGATGGCGAAGGAGAAGGTGACGCTCTACGGCGTGACCCTGGTCTCCGACCGCGCGGTCAACTACGGCTCGATCGACCCTGAGGTCGCCCGCGAGCTCTTCATCCGCCACGCCCTGGTGCAGGGCGAGTGGGACGAGCTCACCTCCGGGCGTCACAAGTTCTTCACGAAGAACAGCCAGCTCCTGGCCGAGGCCGAGGAGCTGGAGCACCGGGCGCGGCGGCGCGACATCGTCGTCGACGAGCACACCCTCTTCGACTTCTACGACCAGCGCATCCCGGCGGACATCGTCTCCGGCGCGCACTTCGAGCGGTGGTGGAAGCAGGAGCGGCGGGTGCACGGCAACCTCCTGACCTTCAGCCTCGACATGCTCACCCACGACACCGCCGAGGAGGTCGCGGCCAGCGACTTCCCGACCCAGTGGCACGGCGAGTCGCTGACCTTCCCGATCAGCTACCACTTCGAGCCGGGGGCGGCCGACGACGGCCTCACCATCGAGGTGCCGGTGGCGACCCTCAACCAGGTCGAGGCCGACGACTTCTCGTGGCTGGTGCCGGGGTTGCGCGAGGAGCTGGTGGTCAACCTCATCCGTACGCTCCCCAAGCAGCTGCGGGTCTCGTTCGTGCCGGCGCCCAACACGGCCAAGGCCTTCCTGGCTGCCGTGCCGCCGGGGGAGGAGCCGCTGCTGGACTCCCTGGAGCGCTTCCTGCGCGCGACGACCGGCGTGCACGTGCCGCGCGAGGCGTGGGACCTCGACAAGTTGCCGGCCCACCTGCGACCCACCTTCAAGGTCGTCGGCGACAACGGCAAGGTCGCCGCGGCCGGCAAGGACCTGGACGCCCTCAAGGCACCGCTGCGGCCCACGTTCGCGGCGGCGATGGCCGAGGTCGCCCAGGACACCGGCGTCACGGCGACGGGCCAGACGACGTGGACCTTCGGCACCATCGAGACCTCCTTCACCCAGCGGCGCGCCGGCCACGAGGTGCGCGGCTACCCGGCGCTCACCGACGAGGGCGCCACCGTGGGCCTGGGCGTCTTCGGATCGTCCGACGAGGCTGCGGCGCGGCACCGGCTCGGCGTACGCCGCCTCCTGCTGCTCGCGCTGCCCAGCGCCGAGCTCCTCCTCGACGGCCTCTCCAACCTCGAGAAGCTGGCCCTGGCGTCGTCGCCCTACCCGACCGTGCAGGAGATGGTGGAGGACCTGCGCGCCGCCGTCGTCGGTGACGTCGTCGACGCGCGACCCGCGGTGCGCGACCAGGCGGCGTACGACGCCCTGCTCGCCGTCGCCCGCACGGAGCTGCAGCGCATGCTGCCGAGCGCCTTCGCCGACCTCGCCAAGGTGCTGGCCGCCTGGCGCGAGACCGAGAAGGCGTTGTCGGGACGGGCGGACCTGTACACGCTGCCGGCGCTGACCGACATGAGGGCGCAGCTGGAGCGACTGGTGCACCGTGGCTTCCTCGGCGAGGCCGGGGCCGCACAGCTGCGTCACTACCCGCGCTACCTCGCGGCGATCGTCGAGCGGCGCGAGAAGCTGGCCGGGCAGGTGGCCCGGGACCGCCAGCTCATGGACCAGGTCGCCGATCTCCAGGAGTCGTGGCTCCACCAGATGGCGGCGCTGCCCCAGGGCCGTCCGCCCACCGCCCACCTGCGTGAGGCGCGCTGGATGCTGGAGGAGTACCGGGTGCAGCTGTGGGCGCAGCACCTCGGCACCGCGATGAAGGTGAGCGACCAGAGGATCCGCAAGGCCCTGGGCTGA
- a CDS encoding HNH endonuclease signature motif containing protein, translating to MHPLSELTGTISEALKSVADVNPTFMPTGDKAAVLRDLVVLESRAAELRLRVLASAGDVAGAEGFRDAAAWLAFHTRTRRGDAAADLRLAVALDRERAVLARAVREGHVSIAQARVIAAAVEELPSRVGADVIEAAEVRLVALAADHDPSALVKLGRRILEVVDPDRFEEEEARRLAEAEKRAAERQRLRIRALGDGTTRISAIVPDATAARLATYLHAFTNPRLSDGAVRSNAAQDDTGHDTGHDTDEQTGFGMQGSHPRRMAEAFGQLLETLDPTRLPIHGGDATHLMVTIPFETLTRDLGVATIDNATPGDGHATITAAQARRLACTAQIIPAVLGTDGEVLDVGRAARLFTKAQRRALALRDTTCRAEGCDIPGTWSEAHHLVPWSHGGATDLSNAALLCSHHHHRSHDPGYDMSRMANGDLRFHRRT from the coding sequence ATGCATCCGTTGAGCGAGCTGACCGGCACGATCAGCGAGGCGCTGAAGTCGGTCGCCGACGTCAACCCCACCTTCATGCCCACCGGCGACAAGGCAGCGGTGCTGCGCGACCTGGTCGTCCTCGAGAGCCGCGCCGCGGAGCTGCGGTTGCGCGTGCTGGCCTCTGCGGGCGACGTGGCCGGCGCGGAGGGGTTCCGGGACGCTGCGGCCTGGCTGGCGTTCCACACGCGTACGCGGCGCGGCGACGCCGCAGCCGACCTGCGGCTGGCAGTCGCCTTGGACCGAGAGCGCGCGGTACTGGCCCGCGCGGTGCGCGAAGGGCACGTGTCGATCGCGCAGGCGCGGGTCATTGCTGCCGCCGTGGAGGAGCTGCCCTCCCGAGTCGGTGCCGACGTGATCGAGGCAGCCGAGGTGAGGCTCGTCGCGCTCGCTGCCGATCACGACCCGAGCGCCCTGGTCAAGCTCGGCCGACGGATCCTCGAGGTCGTCGACCCCGACCGGTTCGAGGAGGAAGAAGCCCGCCGGCTCGCTGAGGCCGAGAAGCGCGCGGCCGAGCGGCAGCGCCTGCGGATCCGGGCCCTGGGCGATGGGACGACTCGGATCAGCGCGATCGTCCCGGATGCCACGGCCGCGAGGTTGGCGACCTACCTGCACGCCTTCACGAATCCGAGGTTGAGCGACGGTGCGGTCCGCAGCAACGCCGCTCAGGACGACACCGGCCACGACACCGGCCACGACACCGACGAGCAGACCGGCTTCGGCATGCAGGGGTCCCACCCCCGCCGGATGGCCGAAGCCTTCGGTCAGCTGCTGGAGACCCTCGACCCCACACGACTGCCCATCCACGGCGGCGACGCCACCCACCTCATGGTCACGATCCCGTTCGAGACCCTCACCCGCGACCTCGGCGTGGCCACCATCGACAACGCCACCCCCGGCGACGGCCACGCCACGATCACCGCCGCGCAGGCGAGGCGCCTGGCCTGCACGGCCCAGATCATCCCAGCGGTCCTCGGCACCGACGGCGAGGTCCTCGACGTCGGCAGAGCCGCCCGACTCTTCACCAAGGCCCAACGCCGGGCCCTCGCCCTGCGGGACACCACCTGCCGAGCCGAGGGATGCGACATCCCCGGCACCTGGTCCGAGGCGCACCACCTCGTGCCGTGGTCACACGGCGGCGCCACCGACCTGTCCAACGCGGCGCTCCTGTGCTCCCACCATCACCACCGATCCCACGACCCCGGCTACGACATGAGCCGGATGGCCAACGGCGACCTACGGTTCCACCGACGGACTTAG
- a CDS encoding SDR family NAD(P)-dependent oxidoreductase, whose protein sequence is MRSLRGKVVVITGAGSGIGRALALRCGQSGARLALGDIDAAGLAETALMARQVGATAVHTEVVDVAEGAAVDAWADRVAGHFGGVDAVINNAGVSLSGPFVDLEVKDMEWIMAINFWGVVHGSKAFLPHLIASGDGHLVNVSSLFGLISMPTQSLYNASKYAVRGLSESLREEMLVAGHPVQVTVVHPGGVKTGIARNGRAAAGEDQAELARKFDEQLARTTPDEAARVILRGMLAGRPRVLVGADAHVVHALATLVGARYQDVAARLSKRFDAR, encoded by the coding sequence ATGAGGAGTCTGCGCGGCAAGGTCGTCGTCATCACCGGTGCGGGATCGGGCATCGGCCGGGCGCTGGCGCTGCGCTGCGGCCAGTCAGGGGCGCGGCTGGCCCTCGGCGACATCGACGCCGCGGGCCTGGCGGAGACGGCGCTGATGGCGCGGCAGGTCGGCGCGACGGCCGTCCACACCGAGGTCGTCGACGTCGCCGAGGGCGCCGCGGTGGACGCGTGGGCGGACCGGGTGGCCGGCCACTTCGGCGGGGTCGACGCGGTCATCAACAACGCCGGCGTCTCGCTCTCGGGCCCCTTCGTCGACCTCGAGGTCAAGGACATGGAGTGGATCATGGCGATCAACTTCTGGGGTGTGGTGCACGGCTCGAAGGCGTTCCTGCCCCACCTGATCGCCTCCGGCGACGGGCACCTGGTCAACGTCTCCTCGCTCTTCGGGCTCATCTCGATGCCGACGCAGAGCCTCTACAACGCCTCGAAGTACGCCGTGCGCGGACTGAGCGAGTCACTGCGCGAGGAGATGCTGGTCGCCGGTCACCCGGTGCAGGTGACGGTCGTGCACCCCGGCGGGGTCAAGACCGGGATCGCCCGCAACGGGCGTGCGGCGGCGGGCGAGGACCAGGCCGAGCTGGCCCGCAAGTTCGACGAGCAGCTGGCCCGCACCACTCCCGACGAGGCGGCCCGGGTCATCCTGCGCGGGATGCTCGCCGGCAGGCCACGAGTGCTGGTCGGGGCGGACGCCCACGTCGTGCACGCGCTCGCCACGCTCGTGGGAGCCCGCTACCAGGACGTCGCCGCCCGGCTGAGCAAGCGGTTCGACGCGCGGTGA